One Companilactobacillus farciminis KCTC 3681 = DSM 20184 genomic window, TAGTCATGGGTAACAAGTGTATGACTGAACGGATTCCGCCGATTTTAGCTAGTCGCTTGAATAAAACGATTGAACTTTTTAAGACATCGGCGAATAAACCGCAAATAATTGTCAGTGGAGGGAGAAACCCACACAGTCTTTCGGATAAATCTGAAGCAGAGATGATGCAAGAATATTTGTTAGAAGCAGGTATTCCAGCAAACCACATTATTGTGGAGAAAAAAGCTATGAATACGATTCAGAATTTGGAGTTTTCTTCTATTAAGATTCATCGCTTCTGGTCTAAAGAGACTCGACCAAGGGTTATCATAGTTACAAGCGATTACCATCTTCCTCGAACGAAGCTGCAAGCTAAGAGGTTAGGTTTTAAAGTTCAGTATGTTTCTGCTAAAACGATGAGCATGTTGAAGTGGCCGGCAATGTTTCGCGAGTTTACGGCGTTATTGTGGTATGACCGTTACGTCATCGCAATAGTCGTTGGGATAGATGTGCTGTATTCGTTGAGTTTGTATATTTGAGGTGCGTTATATGAGTTTGTACGATAAGTTTGTTGAAAATAAGCGCTTGCGACGAGTGGTATTACTAATTATCGTCATCGGCGTATTTTATTTATTCAAAAGTATGATGAGTATGTTTTTGTTAACTTTCATCTTTACTTTTTTGTCGGTCCAATTAGTTCGAACAGTTCAAAAGAAAATTCCCAAAATTAAACCAGTTTGGATCATTGCGCCGACTTATTTGATTATCATTGCGCTATTAGTTTTCGTGATTGCTAATTACGTGCCACAGCTAGTTAATCAGACAGTCAAAATGTTTACTTCTTTGCAGTCGTTTTATGAGAGTGAGGAAGTTCGCTCCAACCCTTATTTGAATGTTATTTATAATTATTTGCAACAGATCAATTTGGATAATCAGATCAAAGTGGCTGTCACTTCTGTCGTCAACTACATC contains:
- a CDS encoding YdcF family protein, which codes for MIFLILLAVTVVEIMVIYKIRYVYSRKPIWGIGIVAIIIFIFYLISNISLNKFLGAYTFGLASLNLFFLFVMLVYMWLMHRDQKKVNMKQEADFLLVMGNKCMTERIPPILASRLNKTIELFKTSANKPQIIVSGGRNPHSLSDKSEAEMMQEYLLEAGIPANHIIVEKKAMNTIQNLEFSSIKIHRFWSKETRPRVIIVTSDYHLPRTKLQAKRLGFKVQYVSAKTMSMLKWPAMFREFTALLWYDRYVIAIVVGIDVLYSLSLYI